A window of Bacteroidales bacterium contains these coding sequences:
- a CDS encoding nucleotidyltransferase domain-containing protein → MKMQEIMVKNIPVIHQLCDAHHVKELFAFGSVCTDQFTSTSDIDLLVAFKPLGFEDYSDNYFELAEKLEQALNRPIDLITDKSLSNPYFIKSLERTKTKLYG, encoded by the coding sequence ATGAAGATGCAGGAAATCATGGTTAAAAATATTCCGGTTATACACCAACTTTGCGATGCTCACCACGTGAAGGAGCTCTTTGCTTTTGGCTCAGTATGCACCGATCAATTCACCTCCACCAGCGATATTGATCTCCTGGTAGCTTTTAAACCACTGGGTTTTGAGGATTATTCCGATAACTATTTTGAGCTGGCCGAAAAACTTGAGCAAGCCTTAAACCGCCCAATTGATCTGATCACCGACAAATCTTTGTCCAACCCTTATTTCATCAAATCGCTGGAAAGAACCAAAACGAAGTTGTATGGATGA
- a CDS encoding type II toxin-antitoxin system HicA family toxin: MKVADLIKLIENDGWYLARRKGSHRQFKHEQKSGLVTISGHKLSDEVAK; the protein is encoded by the coding sequence ATGAAAGTAGCTGATTTGATAAAACTTATTGAAAATGATGGTTGGTACCTGGCAAGGCGAAAAGGTAGCCATCGCCAATTTAAACATGAACAAAAGTCTGGATTGGTCACTATTTCTGGTCATAAATTGTCAGATGAAGTTGCTAAATGA